In Spirochaetota bacterium, one DNA window encodes the following:
- the flgE gene encoding flagellar hook protein FlgE — translation MLRSLYSGVSGLQNHQTRMDVIGNNISNVNTTGFKKSRVTFQDILSQTTSGAAKPSETRGGVNAKQVGLGMSVAAIETLMTQGSMQTTGKNTDIAITGEGFFVVQEGDQTFHTRNGNFMLDRDGTLVNSNGMKVQGWTSELYPTGEYMIDTAAPVGDLKIEPGQKVEAKETAGVKFRSNLDANSAILPETASAAENMLATHGTSIDIFDPYGNNIRLSSNFKKNELNSWQMSLAMTNEDGTVLENVQVSINGAKLDTNNVLDLSFNTNGTLAGATEAAGAAGDTLQEGQLVATVTYDHPDGTQQSFNLELGEVGSVKNSITQFASRFTTEAYFQDGNTMGYMESFNIDDTGVITGVMDNGVRRPLGQLAMSSFTNAAGLEKVGNSLYMSSNNSGDAMIGESGLMGRGSLFVGALEMSNVDLAESFTDMIVTERGFQSNSRVITTSDNMLQEILSLKR, via the coding sequence ATGTTAAGATCATTGTATTCAGGTGTATCAGGTCTTCAAAATCATCAAACAAGAATGGATGTTATTGGTAATAATATTTCCAATGTGAATACCACAGGTTTTAAAAAGAGTCGTGTAACTTTTCAAGATATTTTATCACAAACAACATCTGGTGCTGCTAAGCCATCAGAAACTCGTGGTGGTGTCAATGCGAAACAAGTTGGTCTTGGTATGAGTGTGGCCGCTATTGAAACACTAATGACTCAAGGTTCTATGCAAACAACAGGTAAAAATACAGATATAGCTATTACAGGTGAAGGATTTTTTGTTGTTCAAGAAGGTGATCAAACATTCCATACAAGAAATGGTAATTTTATGCTTGATAGGGATGGAACTCTTGTAAACTCTAATGGTATGAAAGTTCAAGGTTGGACATCTGAACTTTATCCAACAGGAGAATACATGATTGATACAGCAGCCCCTGTGGGAGATTTGAAAATAGAACCGGGTCAAAAAGTAGAAGCTAAAGAAACTGCTGGTGTGAAATTTAGATCAAATTTAGATGCTAATTCTGCTATATTACCAGAAACAGCATCTGCTGCTGAAAATATGTTAGCAACGCATGGTACTTCTATTGATATCTTTGATCCTTACGGAAATAATATCAGATTATCTTCTAATTTTAAAAAAAATGAGTTGAATTCATGGCAAATGTCTTTAGCTATGACTAATGAAGATGGTACAGTATTAGAAAATGTTCAAGTTAGTATTAATGGTGCGAAATTAGATACAAATAATGTTTTAGATCTTTCTTTTAATACTAATGGAACATTAGCTGGAGCTACAGAAGCTGCTGGAGCTGCTGGGGATACTCTACAAGAAGGGCAATTAGTAGCAACTGTTACTTACGATCATCCTGATGGAACACAACAAAGTTTCAACTTAGAGCTTGGAGAGGTAGGAAGTGTTAAAAATTCTATTACTCAATTTGCATCACGCTTTACAACAGAAGCTTATTTCCAAGATGGAAATACTATGGGTTATATGGAAAGTTTCAATATCGATGATACAGGTGTTATTACCGGAGTAATGGATAATGGTGTTCGTCGTCCTTTAGGTCAATTAGCTATGTCATCATTTACTAATGCTGCAGGTCTTGAAAAAGTTGGTAACTCCTTATATATGAGTTCTAATAACTCTGGAGATGCTATGATAGGTGAATCTGGATTGATGGGAAGAGGTTCTTTATTTGTTGGAGCTTTAGAAATGTCTAATGTGGATCTTGCTGAATCATTTACAGATATGATAGTAACAGAAAGAGGCTTTCAATCTAATTCAAGAGTTATTACAACAAGTGATAACATGCTTCAAGAAATATTATCTCTCAAGCGTTAA
- a CDS encoding flagellar FlbD family protein produces the protein MIELTRLNDTKISINPYQVEMMENNPDTVIIMNSGKKYLVKEKPIDIEKKFSNFLAGSIYKAIVHSKGIVDKKISLYGTEEKGE, from the coding sequence ATGATAGAGTTAACACGATTAAATGATACAAAAATAAGTATAAATCCTTATCAAGTAGAAATGATGGAGAATAACCCAGATACTGTTATTATAATGAACTCTGGAAAAAAATATCTAGTAAAAGAAAAACCAATCGACATAGAAAAGAAGTTTTCAAATTTTTTAGCTGGAAGTATTTATAAGGCTATTGTTCACTCTAAAGGGATAGTCGATAAAAAAATATCTCTATATGGTACGGAAGAGAAAGGGGAGTAA
- a CDS encoding cation transporter produces the protein MNMERIGISVSILGAIIMAIFGLTMAYLTKSDAILLDGMFNLLSAFLSVGSLIISMFVTKGYTKHHPMGFYAYESFMIFIKGLFILGLVVMSLHSNITVLLSGGRDPNIVGMITYAIPALLINLLTLVACYLTHKKAKTELLYAEFSAWKLNALITGVIVIALVIVFFLKNTSFGWIDRYIDQVLVIVLCILTITDPINLIKNSFKELMLRAVNNTFTEDINLLIKQQFKSDSFNLEDISVSKLGRGTWISIDLSVLDKTLSLEEYINFQNSIKKIFSQKYSNIEVFFNFI, from the coding sequence GGAGCAATAATAATGGCAATTTTTGGTTTAACAATGGCTTATTTAACCAAATCTGATGCTATTTTACTAGATGGAATGTTTAATTTATTATCGGCTTTTTTGTCTGTTGGAAGTTTAATAATTTCTATGTTTGTTACAAAAGGTTATACAAAGCATCACCCTATGGGCTTTTATGCCTATGAATCTTTTATGATTTTTATTAAAGGACTTTTTATTTTAGGATTAGTCGTGATGTCTTTGCATAGTAATATCACCGTATTATTATCGGGAGGTAGAGATCCTAATATCGTAGGAATGATTACTTATGCTATACCTGCGTTGTTGATAAATTTGTTAACCTTAGTAGCTTGTTATCTAACACATAAAAAAGCAAAAACAGAATTATTATATGCAGAGTTTTCTGCCTGGAAATTGAATGCGCTTATTACAGGAGTAATAGTTATAGCATTAGTGATAGTTTTCTTTTTAAAGAATACTTCTTTTGGATGGATAGATCGTTATATTGATCAAGTGTTAGTGATAGTTTTATGTATATTAACGATTACAGATCCTATTAACCTTATCAAAAATTCTTTTAAAGAATTAATGTTAAGAGCTGTAAATAATACATTTACAGAAGATATTAACTTATTAATAAAACAACAATTCAAATCTGATAGTTTTAATTTGGAAGATATATCTGTATCGAAGCTTGGAAGAGGCACATGGATAAGTATAGATCTTAGTGTTTTGGATAAGACTTTATCTTTAGAAGAATACATCAACTTTCAAAATAGTATTAAAAAAATATTCTCTCAAAAATATTCTAATATTGAAGTCTTTTTTAATTTTATATAA
- a CDS encoding flagellar hook-length control protein FliK, producing MIEMVTSVKTQALSQKKHQSKLSANNTFQDQLDKSISNQKNLSEELREQKIYDKKKELESLKTKIKALKDEKNESLDAKEHNKLLETLAPLEELLDFLQNMIENVDSVEESSVIKSSTESVDLLTWIDTVTNFIEISADEISSTGVLNDTSYFSAQKFSFLLENIDDQPDLLLQKNDLTTMNTMMNIFVESNNIINSSIQDEILMTAMLNEMEVIEPSKLDISLSEENILKKDLTMKSSEFNMNKDDSSDSDPNNIEQKLAIKDLRTKSANPLNEAVEQSFSLENIDNVVIATEAESTTNTEIQSSKNSINNEHTTIAQKLYTSLSSSVSRVQVEALMQNMAGRMSILLQDGKNELRMKLTPPELGQMKLSFITQDNIMVGKIVVETLEAKIFFEQNLDNLRESLAQSGVKLGNIDIDLGSQSDFSSDMKDESEGFLQAVRTKSLDNNIEQQTERKSMVRDLLVDFTA from the coding sequence ATGATAGAAATGGTAACTTCTGTAAAAACACAAGCTTTGTCTCAAAAAAAACATCAGTCGAAACTTTCGGCTAATAATACATTTCAAGATCAATTAGATAAATCAATTTCTAATCAAAAAAATCTTTCAGAAGAATTACGAGAACAAAAAATATATGATAAAAAAAAAGAATTAGAATCTTTGAAAACAAAAATAAAAGCTTTGAAAGACGAAAAAAATGAAAGTTTGGACGCTAAAGAACATAATAAATTATTAGAAACCCTTGCTCCTTTAGAAGAATTGTTAGATTTTTTACAGAATATGATCGAAAATGTTGATTCTGTAGAAGAATCATCTGTAATTAAATCAAGTACAGAATCTGTGGATTTGTTAACATGGATAGACACTGTAACAAACTTTATAGAAATTTCTGCTGACGAGATTTCTAGTACAGGTGTTTTAAATGATACTAGTTATTTTTCGGCACAAAAATTTTCTTTTTTATTAGAAAATATAGATGATCAGCCTGATCTATTATTACAAAAAAATGATCTAACGACTATGAATACAATGATGAATATTTTTGTTGAATCAAATAATATTATTAATAGCTCTATTCAAGACGAGATACTTATGACAGCAATGCTAAATGAAATGGAAGTGATTGAGCCAAGTAAATTAGACATAAGTCTTTCTGAAGAAAATATTTTAAAAAAAGATCTTACAATGAAATCTTCAGAATTTAATATGAATAAAGATGATTCCTCTGATAGTGATCCCAATAATATAGAGCAAAAATTAGCTATTAAAGATCTAAGAACAAAAAGTGCTAATCCATTAAATGAAGCAGTAGAACAATCTTTTAGTTTAGAAAATATAGATAATGTAGTAATAGCTACAGAAGCCGAATCTACAACTAATACAGAAATACAATCTTCAAAAAATTCTATTAACAATGAACACACGACTATTGCTCAAAAATTATATACTTCTTTGTCATCTTCCGTGTCAAGAGTTCAAGTAGAAGCTTTGATGCAAAATATGGCAGGTAGAATGTCCATCTTATTACAAGATGGTAAAAATGAGCTTAGGATGAAATTGACCCCTCCAGAACTAGGTCAAATGAAATTATCATTTATTACACAAGATAATATTATGGTAGGAAAAATAGTTGTTGAAACCTTAGAGGCGAAAATTTTTTTTGAGCAAAATTTGGATAATCTTAGAGAAAGTTTAGCACAATCTGGGGTGAAACTGGGAAATATAGATATTGATTTGGGATCGCAAAGTGATTTTTCTTCTGATATGAAAGATGAATCAGAGGGTTTTTTGCAAGCAGTTAGAACAAAATCATTAGATAATAATATAGAACAACAAACAGAACGAAAATCAATGGTGCGTGATTTGTTAGTTGATTTCACGGCTTAA
- a CDS encoding motility protein A produces MFGGMFISAGSLSPYWDLTSIFITIGGSIGATLLANPWGTSIKMGALFQLAMKNPENEVRSLIDTLLTFGEKARKEGVLSLEDDVSEIPDPFLQKAIRLVVDGTDPEVVKRIMYNELDKLDTRHQSYSQLFADWGAYGPAFGMIGTLVGLIALLGNLSDTAALGSGMAVALITTMYGSILANWICIPIASKLNVNNSGEVLMKEIILEGVLSIQAGDNPAILRERLNSFLGANERRGDSVEE; encoded by the coding sequence ATGTTTGGTGGAATGTTTATTTCTGCTGGATCTTTAAGCCCATATTGGGATTTGACTTCAATTTTTATTACTATTGGAGGGTCAATTGGAGCAACTTTACTTGCTAATCCATGGGGAACTTCTATAAAAATGGGTGCATTATTTCAATTAGCAATGAAAAATCCTGAAAATGAAGTAAGATCATTGATTGATACATTATTAACTTTTGGTGAAAAAGCTCGTAAAGAAGGAGTTTTGTCATTAGAAGATGATGTTTCTGAAATTCCAGATCCATTTTTACAAAAAGCAATTCGACTTGTTGTTGATGGAACAGATCCAGAAGTTGTAAAAAGAATTATGTATAATGAATTAGACAAATTAGATACGCGTCATCAAAGCTATTCACAATTATTTGCAGATTGGGGAGCTTATGGTCCAGCTTTTGGAATGATTGGAACATTGGTAGGACTTATTGCTTTACTTGGAAATCTTTCTGATACAGCCGCGTTAGGTTCAGGTATGGCGGTAGCTTTAATTACAACAATGTATGGATCTATTCTTGCCAATTGGATTTGTATACCTATAGCATCAAAATTAAATGTTAATAATAGTGGTGAGGTGCTCATGAAAGAAATTATTCTTGAAGGGGTACTTTCTATACAAGCTGGTGATAATCCGGCTATTCTTCGTGAAAGATTGAATTCATTCTTAGGTGCTAACGAAAGACGCGGAGATAGTGTAGAAGAATAA